Genomic window (Drosophila ananassae strain 14024-0371.13 chromosome 3L, ASM1763931v2, whole genome shotgun sequence):
TGGCATTTACAAGATACGCTTCGGGGGAGCATCCTCTAATACTTGGATCTGCTCTCCAAGGTGGTGTAGGCTTGGCTCGACAGTAAGATAATAagattataattaattttttaaacaatttacaAATAGATCTAAGAATCTGGTCTCTAATACAGGCTGGCTCGAGTGCGTACACCCCCTGCTCCCATGACTATCCAGATGAAGATGCTCCGCCCCTCCCACTATTTACAGCTGATCAGTCGAGGTGTTGGCTTCATTAGCTACCCTGGCACTTCTGCACCTGGCCGAGCACCCGATCGATGCGCTCCACCAGGATCTTAACGGACTTGTCCGGCAGCGACGGCAGGACATCCCGCACTCCCGGGCTGGTCGTCTTCTCGAAGAGATCCCTCAGCTGTTGGCCCGGCCCCGCCGCTCTCAGTCGCTTGAGGGCATCGATGGTGGGTCGCCGGAAAACGCAAAGGTTGTCCAGCAGGAGACTGTGATAGGCCTCGTATTTCTTGAGGAGACGATAGCCGTGGAGCAGGCCGCTCTCATTGTCCAGGAAGACGAGCAGCTGGGAGGCGGGCTGGCGGGCGAGGTTGTGGGCCGGGGCGGCCATGATGTCGGCGTTCCATTGGAAGTTGTACAGGTTATTAACCACGCGATCGAGGTTCGCGATCAGGTAATCGAAGACGATTAAATCGGACCATTGTGCCAATTCAATTAGCCGCTGCACCAGAGCTCCTCCAGCTTcttctcctgctcctgctcctgctgatgctgctgctgcaccttCTTTACCAGCTCCCGTCTCTTCAATCGCACGTGATTGATGATCGGAGCTTGGCGAACTGGCAGCCCCCAACCGCTTGAGTAATCCCGTCTGCCTTTCGGGTTCGGTCTCCCTCTCTCGGTCCGACTCTCCCTCCCTCTCCAATTGGCGCGTCAAATTCCAGACATCGTGCTTGTTGAGGTGCCGCTCCAGCGGCTGGAAGGGCTGTGGAATGCCAGCGGGCTCGAGGTCGGATAGCCAGCGGGTCAGCACCACCGGCCGGCGCTCCTTCCACTGGGCCTGGCCGATGTCGCCCAAGGCAGCCGCCCAGCTGGGCGTTGAGGTGTCCACCACTGTGGCGGCACTTGGTGCCAGATTGCTGATATTTAGCAGTTGTCCCAGATAGTAGCTGAAGATCTCGCCCTGAATCTGGTCGGTGTTCTGGCGGTAGCGGGCACAGGCCCTCGTCCCGTCAGCGAAGATCACCAGACGGTTCTGCATTCGCCCGCAGCCTGCCTCAAGGCGGACCACGCGGCCCTGCTCGCCCACAAACCGCTCCCAGCTGAGCTGGTCCTCCGAGGCGAAGCCCTTGGGCAGAGCCTTCTCCACCACGGGCCCCCAGAAGACGCTGTCCTCTATGAGGCCGCTGGGGCCCTCCGTTGTGGTGGTCACCGGTGCGCGAAGTGTCTCCGCCTGCGTCCTGCGATCTGGAATCTTTTTGGTCAACCTCCGCTCCGGTCCCTTCCGATAGCGTCCGTTGGCCGTGCGCTGGACGTGGAACTCCTTGATGGTGCCGTCGTTGGTGTCCAGCTTCTTCACCACCATGGAATCGGGGGCATCCTTGTCCTGCTCTAGGTGAAAGGCATTGCGGAAGACCTGCTCGGCACTCAGCTCCGAGTCCGGCTCCTCCTTGATGAAGGCCACGCGGTAGTTGGTCTGCAGCGGCTCCACTATGATCTCCTGCAGCATGTCTGGCGGAGATTCAGCGGCATCGGGATTACGGGGCAGGCCGAACATGGGCACTACCACGCCCAGGGCCATGCCGAAGACGAAGGCGGCCAGGATGCTGAGGAGGCAGGCGCGTCGCTGCAGCGATCGACGCCGGCGCAGGGATAGCAGCGTCATGTGGGTGGCCTCGCTGGAATTGGGATTATCCTGGAGCTTCAGGGAGGGCGCTGCTATCACGCTGCAGGTGAGCTGCTGCTTCTGCAGACCGCTTAGGTCAAGTCCCAGagattgttgctgttgctgttggtgtaGTTGTTGTAATcgctgtagttgttgttgtccGGCTTCCAGGCGCTTGATGTCGTACATTTTGCCGGCGAACAGTAGATCCTTAGTTCCCTGCTCAAGCCCAGACCTCTTCTGGCTCAAAGTTCAGGCCGCTCATGGGGCAGAGGCAGGGGCAGGGCAGGTGGTTGCTGGGTAGTGGGTGGATGGTGGTAGGGGGTGGCTCCAATATGCTTCAATGGTGGTGCACAAAGTCGTGAAATTAATTTCTGtctttgtttaataaatatcgGTTCTTGGCCTCTCGTCCTCGTCGGTCGTCGTTCTTGCAATCTTCCTTGTTGTTGCTACAGTTGTTGCTggagttgcagttgcagttgcagttgcttgTCTCTCTGCTTGCCCCTTCGGACCGGTTCGAATTTTTCCTCTACGATTTCCacaattgaaattgaaacaaaaacacagaaacgTGCTCTTCCTGCTAAAGCTCCTTGATCGCTCGCAGATCGtcgttcgtttatttatttttatactctCTGGACCGCTGGACAACGTTGTCTTTTtgcttttcttctttttttttttatttttattatttctcttttttaaacttttttatttttttcgggtTTGAGTTCGTTTTGGCGTTTGGGGTTTGGGGTTTTCGGTTTATCGATCTATTTTCTGCACGATCACTTgctgtaattttttattatacatttttgctggccgtttgtttgtttgtttgtttgtttgtgggCGACTGACTGTTAGCCCGGCGGGTTAATATTTTGTGGGCCGGCTGTGCCCTTcagtttctttttatttattttttatacttgatttttttgtttttaatttgtgCAGTTGGCGATTTTGGTGTGGCGATAAAAACTATTTCGTGGCTCTGAGCTAtttgccacacacacacacacacacgccccGCGAagcacacacacgcacacacgtGAGACTGTCAGGAATTCCCTGGCCAACCGACCGACCGATTCGACCGATAATTGCCCGCGCAGTGCAAACACAACACCACAacaccaccaccgccgccgccactaacaacaacaagagtaACAACTGGCGGCACAGGAGGCAGGAGGAGCAGCTCCAACAATATCCCAGGGGCGGCAGGGTAGCCGCGACGAAGAAGACGAtggacgaaaaaaaaaaaataagtaaaaagaCAAAGTCCTAGGAACGTCGCTGGTCTTTGCTTTTTAGGCTTTTatcaatttaatttcttgtcTCGCACCTCCGGCTCGACTCGGCTCGGGTTTGGTTTATTTTTCGCCCTTAGTCTCTTGGCCTTAGGTCTCAGGTCTCTGGTTCTGGTGCTGGtactggtgctggtgctggttcTGGAGCTTGAGATggagctggtgctggtgctggagCTGTTACTGGAGCTGGTGCCTGGTGTGCTTTATTTTAGGCTTTTTGTCCGCGCATTCGATCTCGTCGCTGCGCACCGAACGATGTGTGGAATTTTTATGCCTccgctttatttattttctgccTTATTTATATGTTTGTCCTTCGTTCGGCGGACACTGGCGGTCGGGCGGACACTGGCAGTAGGGCGGatatttttggttattttttagATTGTCACACTGCTACTACTAATAGTACTTCTTCTACTGCTACTCGGCGTATCTGCAAGTTGCAATTCTTCACTTCAGAGTTCTGATTTTCACTGGCAAGTATCTGACGGATGTGCGACTGCGCGCCTGCGTACCGTTCGCTTTGAGTTTCGCTGACAAACTGACGGCTCATCGGCTCTCCCCGGTCTTAGTTAAAGACACGCGGCCCGTGGATCAAGTGCTCACCTGCTCACCTGCTTACCTGCATACCTTCGctctttttcacattttacTCTCTCTCTGGAGTGGCTTTGCTTGCCGGTTTTTGAGTCGAGTGGGAAATGTGGACCTGTGCTCTTTGAGTGGCAGACTTACTCTCTTTGTTAATAAGCTAAAAACTATTTaccattaaattaatttttaattagttaAGATAAGGTTGAGACATAAAACTTTGATAAAAACTTAAGGGTagaataatatattattaaatattattaataccATTTCAAAAATAGTAGTTTCCTGAAACCAATTGGCAATATCCCATGTAAAACTCCATAAATCATATTACTTTTATTCCCTTGCcaaacttaaatttattttagtcTTTACTAACCAGAAAATATTGtataacatttatttaaacttgGTAAATTTTTTAGGGACATGATAGAAACTGCCACTGGCCTGTACATCGAGTCCCAGGATATTGTTTCCATAGAATTTTCCATTAAAAGTATAATTAAAATCAGGCATGTACTGCGGCATATCGTCTCCATCGAACTGAATACGCTTCATAGGATAGGTGACATTCTAAAAAAAggcagaaaaaattaaatataaagaaCACTTTTAAAAGTCCTTGTTTCCTTGCCTTTAGGAGAGGACACTTTTCGGGAAAATCGGCAGCCGCTCGTCGAAAGACTCTATAATAAATAGCCGTCCAGTTTTGTTTCTTAATCATCTTCTTTAAATTACAAAGCTCTACTCGGATGTTCCTCAAGTGCACCACGTTTCCGTAAACCTCCGAAAAGATATTCAGCTCGATGAGACCCAGGATATTGTTGGCATCCTTGTCACCAATAGTGACATTCAAAGTCAAAACCAGAGGAGAAGCCAACTTGCAGacaatatttgaaaatatggGATTCTTCAGAGTACATTTTACAGAGTCGAAGGTGATTTGCtaaatttggccaaaaaaaattaaagatatTTAATTTAGGCAATTTAGGCCAATTTAGGCAAAAGAATGATATATTTGTAAAGTTACAATTACAGAAATTTACAAACTAagctgttttatttttagaaggATCATAGAACCATCCTGAGGCTTTTGCAACAATTCCTAACTTCTTATTCGCATAGAACTTTCCAGTGTACGTAAAGTTTGCTTCAGGAAAATATAGAGGAAACAAATCATATTCGAAATGCAATCCTTCCAGGATAAAAGTTGTAttctgccaaaaaaaaaggtcaGTTTAGGGgataaacaattgaaaatcCTCACTTTTTTATAGGGACACTTATCGGGAAAATTCACGGCAGCCTGAAGTAAAAATTTATGTTGGTGACCGAGGACAGAATTTTCCTTACTCAGTTTTTTCAAGTTACAGAGATCCCACTTGAATTTTTTTAGGCGCAACGATTTGCTATAACCTTTAACGAAAATATCCAAACTGATCCAACCGAAAAAGGTTTCACATGCCTCCTGTTCGGCAGTTGTGAATTCTACTTTCAGAGTTCGATTGGATTCCTTTTCGCAAATGATACTCGAGATGACACTGCCTTTCTGAGAGCATTCAACAGAGTCGATCACAACCTGCCAAAGTCAAATTacatttaaaacaaaagaCAACTAACTTATTTTATGTCACTAACTTAAAATCAAACAATAAAAGTCATAAGTTTTGAGTAAATCTTTAGATAATCAAACCTTTTTTGCGATTCCGTCGGGCGGTAGAATCCAAACGCAAAGAACTGCGGTCCAGAGAACTTTAGAGTTTCGAAACATTTTTGCAAATGATCccataaaaaataacataatCTGTGGTTTTTGAATTGGAACAGTTTCATGATTGGACATCGATTATTTTCAATTGCCAATCAGATTATATCTTTTTAATTCTTTAAAGTTATTGAACTGAAACAATACCGaaacaattttcaataaaCGTTTTGAAAGCGTTATTGCCGAAAAATTGTTACCAAGAAATCAATATATAACCTTGTTTCCCAAAAATAAGTCGGCGTAGTACTTTAAGTTTATGgtctaaatattttaaaatgtatattttatatataaaatgattAAAGTATTAAGTTTATATATCCTTTGGAATATCAAGACTCTGGATTTTTGCACTGCCGACGGAAGTGTAATTACactttcttcttttttataagattaatttttagttttaatagaagtattattttttaaattattgatTTCGAAGAAGGCCCCTGTGGCATGGGCCTCAATTCATAGTTCATTGTTGGAATAAAATTTGGCATTAAATGTGTAATTAAAATCCGGCAAGTACTGTGGCATGTCATTTCCATCGAACTGTAGCCGCTTCAGGGAATAAGTGGTGTTCTTTTTGAAATAATGAAGAAATAAAGATGaatattaaaatgaaaattattatGAAAATAATGCTTACCTTTTGAAAAGGACACTTTTCGGGAAAATTGGCAGCTGCTCTTCGCAAACTTTTATAATAGATTCCCATCAGGGATTTCTTATCGATGAGTTTCTTAAGGTTGCATAGCTCCACACGGATATTTTTCAAACGCATCATTTTCCGATGTCCTTCGGGAAAGACTTGCAACTCAATAATGACCAAGACATTGCTGGCTGGCTCTTTCTCAGCGATGGTGACATTCACGGTCAAAGATACTGGGGAGTCCACCTGGCAGACGATCTTGGAGAACTGTTTCGTTTTTAAAGTGCACTCCATTGTATAGAATACAATTTGCTATAAAGGTTTTATCAAATAGTATGactcttttttaattaaaagtatttttatcAAACCTTTTTAGCTAACCCGTCGGTTGGCAAAAACCCGAAGAAATAAAATTCCAGTACCCAGATGAGCACGCAGTTTTGATTCATTTTTCCAACTGAAGTCGAGAGTATTTCCATTGACCCAACAATTATCTGGCTTGCCAATTTTTAAAAGGTTCTATTATATTGTATATCAGATATAGTTAGTTTTGAAAACTTACTGAAGTGAATCTATCTGATGGATATAGTATTTCTACATCTTATTGACACTCTTGTGTATTTTACACGAACATTTAAGAGAGGCTTTGTGTAAAGTCACTCATTCGCTTCACTTTCACTCAATTTTTAATAAGCCTAGGGATCTATGGAGAGCGGAGAGCCCCAATCGGTGGGAGGCTTGGTGGAGCTCTGGATTTGTTTGTGCTCCCGTTGACTTTTATGCTCAATGCGGCACATTTGCTCCGTCACATTAAGAAACTAGAATTCTTAATGGAAGAGAGCGGAGTGGAGAGCGGGGAAGCTATTATAAAGTGGGGATAAGGTGTCCTGAAAAGGAGCAATATTAGGTATAAAGATAAGTTAGGACTCAGGTATAAAGATTCTTTAAATACTAATATAATTTTAGGAAAAACTTTACTAATTATTTTAAAGACCTTAAATCCTAAGGATGATATTAAAGTTTTCTAACTCGACTATCCAATATCCCCCAGTATAAGCTTTCATCTTTAAAATAGATATAAAATATTACgaatatttgttttaaacaatatcaaatttcaaaaataatcaaatacaTTTAAGAGTCGTTCCGGTTGTCTACATAAATTCCTACTAATTTTTTTGGTATCATTTAGAGGCAGAAACTTATAATTTGGAGGCTAAACGaccattatttttaataccaGGGCATAAAACTGATACTGAGACCTCTCGAAAGTgatacaaaaattataatatttaacgGTCGGAAAAGatagttttatttcaaaag
Coding sequences:
- the LOC116654688 gene encoding uncharacterized protein LOC116654688 codes for the protein MEILSTSVGKMNQNCVLIWVLEFYFFGFLPTDGLAKKQIVFYTMECTLKTKQFSKIVCQVDSPVSLTVNVTIAEKEPASNVLVIIELQVFPEGHRKMMRLKNIRVELCNLKKLIDKKSLMGIYYKSLRRAAANFPEKCPFQKNTTYSLKRLQFDGNDMPQYLPDFNYTFNAKFYSNNEL
- the LOC6495004 gene encoding extracellular serine/threonine protein kinase four-jointed encodes the protein MYDIKRLEAGQQQLQRLQQLHQQQQQQSLGLDLSGLQKQQLTCSVIAAPSLKLQDNPNSSEATHMTLLSLRRRRSLQRRACLLSILAAFVFGMALGVVVPMFGLPRNPDAAESPPDMLQEIIVEPLQTNYRVAFIKEEPDSELSAEQVFRNAFHLEQDKDAPDSMVVKKLDTNDGTIKEFHVQRTANGRYRKGPERRLTKKIPDRRTQAETLRAPVTTTTEGPSGLIEDSVFWGPVVEKALPKGFASEDQLSWERFVGEQGRVVRLEAGCGRMQNRLVIFADGTRACARYRQNTDQIQGEIFSYYLGQLLNISNLAPSAATVVDTSTPSWAAALGDIGQAQWKERRPVVLTRWLSDLEPAGIPQPFQPLERHLNKHDVWNLTRQLEREGESDRERETEPERQTGLLKRLGAASSPSSDHQSRAIEETGAGKEGAAAASAGAGAGEEAGGALVQRLIELAQWSDLIVFDYLIANLDRVVNNLYNFQWNADIMAAPAHNLARQPASQLLVFLDNESGLLHGYRLLKKYEAYHSLLLDNLCVFRRPTIDALKRLRAAGPGQQLRDLFEKTTSPGVRDVLPSLPDKSVKILVERIDRVLGQVQKCQGS